A stretch of Lentibacillus sp. JNUCC-1 DNA encodes these proteins:
- a CDS encoding S1C family serine protease, whose amino-acid sequence MKKRHTGLIISISAMIASFMLALFGFGILFFAGTSLVQTSHGLKESFSPSIEEDTDTFNFAVQQELDDRSDPPTLTREQMITSAQATVYTIYTGSNQGSGFLYNTKGDIVTNAHVVEGNTSALIKSHDGNEYPGTVIGYSSETDIALIRVPELIGHTPFPVNTTDHLPLGDSVIALGSPNDHEAVSTGTILDDYINFSIGSYQYTNLYEMNADISEGSSGGPLISETHGQIFAINSAENIDDDSIGYSLPLYEVAYLLSDWSAHPMNETEVSFLFDEADNIDTSTREEQTDIELTP is encoded by the coding sequence TTTCAGCAATGATCGCCAGTTTTATGCTGGCGCTGTTTGGATTTGGCATATTATTCTTTGCCGGCACCAGCCTTGTGCAAACAAGCCACGGTCTAAAAGAATCATTTTCACCGTCAATTGAAGAAGATACTGATACCTTCAATTTTGCCGTGCAACAAGAACTTGACGACCGATCAGATCCGCCAACTCTTACCCGCGAGCAAATGATCACTTCAGCGCAAGCGACTGTTTATACAATCTATACCGGTTCCAACCAGGGCTCCGGGTTTCTGTACAACACCAAAGGCGACATTGTTACAAATGCTCATGTTGTAGAAGGCAATACCAGCGCACTGATCAAATCACACGATGGAAATGAGTATCCTGGCACAGTCATTGGATATTCTTCTGAGACGGACATTGCTCTGATCAGGGTGCCTGAACTCATTGGCCATACGCCTTTTCCAGTTAACACAACGGATCATTTGCCGCTTGGTGACAGTGTGATCGCACTCGGCAGTCCCAATGACCATGAAGCGGTTTCGACCGGCACCATCCTAGATGACTACATAAACTTTTCGATTGGTTCCTATCAATATACCAATCTCTATGAAATGAATGCTGATATTTCGGAAGGCAGCAGCGGCGGGCCTTTAATTTCAGAGACACACGGTCAAATCTTTGCTATTAATTCCGCTGAAAATATTGATGATGATTCTATCGGTTACAGCCTCCCGCTTTATGAAGTGGCATACTTGCTCAGCGATTGGTCTGCTCACCCAATGAACGAAACTGAAGTTTCCTTTCTATTTGACGAAGCAGACAATATCGATACGAGCACCAGGGAAGAACAAACTGATATAGAATTAACCCCTTAA